From Betaproteobacteria bacterium, a single genomic window includes:
- a CDS encoding SCO family protein → MRPFAALVLCLVVLTSCDIRPKASFNATDITGAEFGREFALVDHNGTARRLADFKGKVVVMFFGFTHCPDVCPTTLAQMAKVMTQLGENSASRVQVLFVTVDPERDTQDVLKNYITAFNPNFLGLRGDQDALSRTAKEFKLVIMKNAETSPGNYSVDHSTQTFVYDRQNRLRLFVTHGQIEEALAHDIDLLLKQD, encoded by the coding sequence CTGAGACCCTTCGCCGCATTGGTGCTGTGTTTGGTAGTCCTCACGAGTTGTGACATTCGCCCAAAGGCGAGTTTCAATGCCACCGATATCACCGGAGCGGAGTTTGGCCGCGAGTTTGCCTTGGTCGACCACAATGGCACGGCACGCCGTTTGGCCGACTTCAAGGGCAAGGTGGTTGTCATGTTCTTTGGTTTTACCCATTGCCCGGATGTGTGTCCAACGACTTTGGCACAGATGGCCAAGGTGATGACGCAACTAGGCGAGAATTCCGCGAGCCGGGTTCAGGTATTGTTTGTTACCGTGGATCCCGAAAGGGACACTCAGGACGTGTTGAAGAACTACATCACCGCCTTTAACCCCAATTTTCTCGGCCTCAGGGGCGATCAGGATGCCCTTTCGCGCACGGCGAAGGAGTTCAAACTGGTGATCATGAAGAACGCCGAGACCTCTCCGGGCAACTACAGCGTCGATCACTCAACCCAGACCTTCGTCTACGATAGGCAGAATCGGTTGCGCCTGTTCGTGACCCACGGGCAGATCGAGGAAGCGCTGGCGCACGATATTGACCTGCTACTAAAGCAAGACTGA
- the rpoH gene encoding RNA polymerase sigma factor RpoH, whose product MNNALSAAFPIPASLGSLDAYIQAVNRFPLLSEEEESRLARQFKAEGDLEAARQLVLSHLRLVVSIARGYLGYGLPHSDLIQEGSVGLMKAVKRFDPDRGVRLVSFAVHWIRAEIHEHILRNWRIVKIATTKAQRKLFFNLRSMKKSSGTLSRVEADDMAKQLNVRSSDVVEMETRLGGQDVPLEPANDEDDAYSPIAYLSNQDDEPGRILEYDQAERLKAKGLERALGSLDRRSRRIIEARWLTEDEAATLHDLAGEFGVSAERIRQIEQQAMKKMRALIPAAW is encoded by the coding sequence ATGAACAATGCGTTATCCGCAGCGTTTCCGATACCCGCCAGTCTTGGAAGCCTGGACGCATACATCCAGGCCGTCAACCGATTCCCGCTCTTGAGTGAGGAAGAAGAGTCCCGGCTTGCTCGCCAATTCAAGGCAGAAGGCGATCTGGAAGCCGCGCGCCAGTTGGTTTTATCTCACCTGCGCTTGGTAGTGTCCATCGCGAGGGGATATCTGGGCTATGGGCTGCCCCACTCCGACTTGATCCAGGAAGGGAGCGTCGGCTTGATGAAGGCCGTGAAGCGCTTCGATCCCGACCGGGGCGTGCGCCTCGTTTCGTTCGCCGTACACTGGATTCGCGCCGAGATCCACGAGCACATTCTGCGCAACTGGCGCATCGTCAAGATTGCCACCACGAAAGCGCAGCGCAAACTGTTCTTCAACCTGCGCAGCATGAAAAAGAGTTCGGGCACCCTAAGCCGGGTCGAAGCCGACGACATGGCCAAGCAACTCAACGTGCGAAGCTCTGACGTCGTGGAGATGGAAACTAGGCTGGGCGGCCAAGATGTCCCGCTAGAGCCTGCGAATGACGAAGACGATGCCTACAGCCCCATCGCCTATCTGTCGAACCAGGACGATGAACCTGGCCGCATACTCGAGTATGACCAAGCGGAGAGACTTAAAGCCAAAGGTCTCGAGCGCGCCCTCGGTAGTTTGGACCGCCGAAGCCGCCGCATTATCGAGGCGCGTTGGTTAACAGAGGACGAGGCCGCGACACTGCATGACTTGGCCGGTGAATTCGGCGTGTCGGCGGAACGCATTCGCCAAATCGAGCAGCAGGCTATGAAGAAGATGCGAGCGCTGATCCCCGCAGCCTGGTAG
- a CDS encoding FtsX-like permease family protein → MKPWANQQLTSFREVLSRFRTRPVVAILNASVIGIALSLPAVLYVILDNLQGTSRQMSREPQLSVFMAMDAAQSDVAKTNQALEKLGDAGSFHFVPKDKALEELKAGSNLGDVLGELGENPLPDAFVITAKDHNPKTLERIRLAVSAWPKVQHVQADAEWARKLYAVLRVGKALVAVLALLLSGAVIAVTFNTIRLQILTRQEEIEVTRLIGATHGYILRPFLYAGAVQGLAGAVVACLLVLLIAAWLNYHLSDLAVFYSGQFQLKGLSVWDAGSLLVAASLLGLLGAWLSVSRHLWRLEY, encoded by the coding sequence TTGAAGCCGTGGGCCAACCAGCAACTCACGTCTTTTCGCGAAGTGCTATCCCGCTTCCGCACTCGTCCTGTCGTCGCGATTCTCAATGCGTCGGTGATCGGCATCGCTCTGAGCCTTCCCGCCGTGCTCTATGTGATCCTGGATAACCTTCAAGGCACGTCGCGGCAAATGTCACGCGAACCCCAACTCAGCGTTTTCATGGCCATGGACGCGGCCCAGAGTGATGTTGCGAAGACCAACCAGGCGTTGGAGAAGCTAGGCGATGCCGGCTCCTTTCACTTTGTTCCCAAGGATAAGGCCTTGGAGGAACTCAAGGCGGGCAGCAATTTGGGGGATGTGCTGGGAGAGTTGGGCGAAAACCCCCTGCCCGACGCCTTCGTGATCACCGCCAAGGACCACAATCCAAAGACGCTGGAACGCATACGGCTGGCGGTGAGCGCATGGCCAAAGGTCCAGCACGTTCAGGCCGACGCCGAATGGGCGAGGAAGCTCTATGCTGTGTTGCGCGTGGGCAAGGCGCTGGTGGCCGTGCTGGCGCTGCTATTGAGCGGAGCGGTGATCGCCGTCACCTTCAATACGATTCGCCTGCAAATTCTAACCCGGCAAGAGGAAATCGAGGTCACCCGGCTCATCGGCGCTACCCACGGATACATTCTCCGGCCCTTCCTCTATGCGGGAGCAGTGCAAGGACTTGCGGGGGCGGTCGTCGCCTGCTTATTGGTATTACTCATCGCGGCGTGGCTTAACTACCATCTCAGCGATCTGGCGGTGTTTTACAGCGGGCAGTTTCAGCTCAAGGGTCTAAGCGTTTGGGACGCCGGGAGCTTGCTGGTGGCCGCGAGCCTACTTGGCTTGCTGGGCGCTTGGCTCTCCGTTAGCCGCCATCTTTGGCGCCTGGAATATTAA
- a CDS encoding ATP-binding cassette domain-containing protein codes for MINFEQVTKRYPGGHTALAGASFSVASGEMLVLIGHSGAGKTTVLKLMAAIERPSSGTIMMNGQNVGALRRGSVPFFRRHFGLVFQDHKLLYDRSALDNTTLPLDILGVARSESLRRARAALERVGLLARQSSLPVTLSGGEKQRLCIARAIVHNPRVLLADEPTANLDPAYAIEIAELLRVFNSSGVTCVVATHDPEVTARLQGRVLSLQEGRVSA; via the coding sequence GTGATTAACTTCGAGCAGGTCACCAAGCGCTATCCAGGCGGGCACACCGCCCTCGCCGGTGCATCCTTCTCGGTGGCGAGCGGAGAAATGCTGGTGCTCATCGGGCATTCGGGGGCTGGCAAGACCACCGTGCTGAAATTGATGGCAGCCATCGAGCGGCCCTCTTCGGGCACCATCATGATGAATGGCCAGAATGTCGGCGCATTGCGGCGCGGATCGGTCCCTTTTTTCCGCCGTCATTTCGGCCTAGTGTTTCAAGACCATAAATTACTCTATGACCGCTCGGCGCTGGACAATACAACCCTCCCTCTGGATATTCTAGGCGTCGCGCGCAGCGAAAGTCTTCGAAGAGCCCGTGCCGCTCTCGAGCGTGTTGGTCTATTGGCCAGACAGAGCTCGCTCCCCGTAACGTTGTCTGGCGGAGAGAAGCAGCGGCTGTGCATTGCGCGGGCGATCGTCCACAACCCCAGGGTGCTGCTCGCCGACGAGCCCACGGCAAATCTGGATCCCGCCTACGCGATTGAAATCGCCGAATTGCTACGCGTTTTCAACTCGAGCGGGGTCACCTGCGTGGTGGCCACCCATGATCCCGAGGTGACAGCGCGGCTTCAAGGACGCGTGCTATCCCTACAAGAAGGGCGGGTGAGCGCTTGA
- the ftsY gene encoding signal recognition particle-docking protein FtsY, translated as MLGFLKSNKQPAGENPAGWLTRLKAGLSQTRDKLGSQLGQLLGRHAKIGDALYEELETILIGCDIGVAPTEYLLAQLKQRVARERVTQPSEVKRFLKECLLELLSPLSQALVIPPKKPFVILVAGVNGAGKTTSIGKLAWYFRGQGKSIMLAAGDTFRAAAVEQLRAWGERNQITVISQQDGDPAAVIFDTLQSAIAKGTDIVLADTAGRLPTQLHLMDELKKVKRVVTKVIPDAPHEVLLVLDANTGQNAVAQVKAFDDALGLTGLVLTKLDGTAKGGAIAGIARHKPIPLRFVGVGEDIDDLRPFNAKDYVDALFD; from the coding sequence ATGCTTGGTTTTCTGAAGTCTAACAAACAACCCGCGGGAGAGAACCCCGCGGGTTGGCTCACCCGCCTCAAGGCAGGTCTCTCGCAAACGCGCGACAAACTGGGTAGCCAGCTCGGGCAATTGCTCGGCCGCCACGCCAAGATCGGCGACGCGCTCTACGAAGAGCTGGAGACCATCCTCATCGGCTGCGATATCGGTGTCGCGCCGACCGAATATCTGCTCGCGCAACTCAAGCAACGAGTAGCGCGCGAACGCGTCACGCAACCCAGCGAAGTGAAGAGGTTTCTCAAGGAATGCCTTTTGGAACTACTGTCTCCGTTGTCTCAAGCTCTTGTGATTCCCCCAAAAAAGCCCTTTGTCATTTTAGTGGCTGGCGTGAACGGAGCCGGTAAAACCACGTCCATCGGTAAGCTGGCGTGGTATTTTCGCGGCCAAGGCAAGTCCATCATGCTGGCCGCGGGAGATACCTTTCGCGCCGCCGCGGTGGAGCAATTGCGCGCCTGGGGCGAGCGCAACCAGATCACCGTCATAAGCCAACAAGACGGTGACCCGGCGGCGGTGATCTTCGATACCCTCCAGTCGGCCATCGCCAAGGGGACCGACATCGTGCTGGCGGATACCGCGGGGCGTTTGCCCACTCAATTGCACTTGATGGACGAGTTGAAGAAGGTGAAGCGCGTCGTCACCAAAGTGATACCCGATGCACCCCACGAAGTGCTGCTCGTGCTCGACGCTAACACGGGGCAAAATGCGGTGGCGCAAGTAAAGGCCTTTGACGATGCCCTCGGGCTTACGGGTTTGGTGCTGACGAAGCTGGACGGTACGGCGAAGGGTGGCGCCATCGCCGGTATCGCGCGCCACAAGCCCATACCGCTTCGATTCGTGGGGGTGGGCGAGGACATCGACGATCTTCGCCCCTTCAACGCCAAGGATTATGTGGACGCCCTGTTCGACTAA
- a CDS encoding insulinase family protein gives MDATMSRVRILSYRYWRLALFANAALFLGAAGANPLDRTLSNGMKVIVKEDHRAPVVVSMVWYRAGSIDEVNGKTGVAHVLEHMMFKGTKEVPPGEFSRQVARAGGRDNAFTSRDHTAYFQQLQKSQLPLALKLEADRMANLVLSDEEFAKEIRVVMEERRLRTDDQPQARLFEQIMAAVYVAHPYRTPIIGWMNDLENMTAEDAREWYRRWYAPNNAVLVVVGDVKTEEVFTLAQEKFGGIARRPLAARKPQKEPAQIGTRRITVKVPAELPRLVMAYQAPSLRDVKQDWEPYALAVLSGVLDGHDAARLEKNLVRETKAALSAGASYNGVNRGEALFFLDGTPAPGKSVLTLEAALREEIRKIAEDGVSEQELKRVKAQVVASQVYQLDSMFNQARLMGALEISELPYDSAREQGERLLAITSAQVSAVAKKYLTDDNLTVAVLDPLPVQDRKPAAVPPSLRH, from the coding sequence ATGGACGCCACAATGTCGCGGGTGCGAATTCTATCTTACCGGTATTGGCGGTTAGCACTATTCGCCAATGCCGCGCTTTTCCTTGGCGCGGCCGGCGCAAATCCTCTGGATCGTACCCTTTCCAATGGCATGAAGGTCATCGTCAAGGAGGATCATCGCGCGCCCGTGGTGGTCTCCATGGTTTGGTACCGCGCCGGTAGCATCGACGAAGTCAATGGCAAGACCGGTGTCGCGCATGTGCTCGAGCACATGATGTTCAAGGGCACGAAGGAGGTGCCTCCCGGAGAATTCTCGCGCCAAGTGGCACGCGCGGGCGGGCGTGACAACGCTTTCACCAGCCGGGATCACACTGCTTACTTTCAGCAGTTGCAAAAGTCGCAGTTGCCACTCGCATTGAAATTGGAGGCCGACCGCATGGCTAACCTGGTGCTCTCCGACGAGGAATTCGCAAAGGAGATCCGGGTGGTGATGGAAGAGCGCAGGCTGCGCACGGACGACCAACCGCAAGCGCGCTTGTTCGAGCAAATCATGGCGGCGGTTTATGTGGCCCATCCCTACCGCACCCCCATCATCGGATGGATGAACGACCTGGAAAATATGACGGCCGAGGACGCGCGCGAGTGGTACCGGCGCTGGTATGCGCCCAACAATGCGGTTCTGGTCGTAGTGGGAGATGTCAAAACCGAGGAAGTATTCACGCTCGCGCAAGAAAAATTCGGTGGCATCGCGCGACGCCCGCTAGCCGCCCGTAAACCCCAGAAAGAGCCTGCGCAAATTGGCACCCGGCGCATTACCGTGAAAGTTCCCGCTGAGTTGCCCCGGTTGGTCATGGCCTATCAAGCGCCTTCGCTGCGCGACGTCAAACAGGACTGGGAGCCCTACGCGCTCGCCGTTCTCTCGGGCGTGTTGGACGGGCACGATGCGGCGCGCTTGGAAAAGAATCTCGTGCGGGAGACGAAAGCCGCGCTTTCAGCCGGCGCATCGTACAACGGGGTCAATCGCGGAGAAGCGCTTTTTTTCCTGGACGGGACGCCCGCGCCCGGGAAGTCTGTCCTAACCCTTGAAGCCGCGCTAAGAGAAGAAATCCGAAAAATCGCCGAGGACGGTGTCAGCGAACAAGAATTAAAACGCGTCAAGGCGCAAGTCGTGGCGAGCCAAGTCTATCAATTGGACTCCATGTTTAACCAGGCGCGCTTGATGGGCGCCTTGGAAATATCCGAATTGCCCTACGACTCCGCGCGCGAGCAAGGCGAAAGACTTCTCGCCATCACCAGCGCGCAAGTAAGCGCCGTCGCGAAGAAATACCTCACCGATGACAATCTCACGGTGGCGGTGCTGGACCCGCTGCCCGTGCAAGATCGTAAACCCGCCGCGGTACCGCCTTCCCTGCGGCACTAA
- a CDS encoding insulinase family protein, producing the protein MRLLLIFLAWAWAGLATAALPIQHWKTSTGARVYFVESHELPMLDVSAEFPAGSSQDTEKKSGLAAMTLRMMRLGVQGLDENAISEQLADVGAALGMSFDVDRAGYSLRTLSKKEFRDAALAIMTKVLSEPTFPEAALAREVQHSISEMKESEIKPETVAARAFSKMVFAGHPYQLRAGGEAGTLSTLTRADLAEFHAKHFNTSGAVVALMGDVTRTEAALIAEQLTAGLARGNKPAPIPPVNMILRGEERFISHPSAQAHILTGGPGVKRGDPDYFPLLVGNYIFGGGGFNSRLTLEVREKRGLTYSVYSAFSPYREAGAFQIGLQTRRDQAKQALQVVRDTLKTFVTDGPTAAELEGAKQNLIGGFPLRIDTSRKILEYLAVIGFYDLPLDYLELFPERIAQVTLPKIKEVFARRVDPSRLATVVVGGENN; encoded by the coding sequence ATGCGACTGCTCTTGATTTTTCTCGCATGGGCGTGGGCTGGTCTCGCAACGGCCGCCTTGCCCATTCAACATTGGAAGACGAGCACCGGCGCACGCGTGTACTTCGTCGAGAGCCACGAACTTCCCATGCTCGACGTGAGTGCCGAGTTTCCCGCGGGTTCCAGCCAGGACACGGAGAAGAAATCCGGGTTGGCGGCCATGACCTTGCGCATGATGCGCCTGGGTGTTCAAGGTTTGGATGAGAACGCGATTTCCGAACAACTCGCGGACGTGGGCGCCGCGCTCGGAATGAGCTTCGACGTGGACCGGGCCGGCTATTCGCTACGGACCCTAAGCAAGAAGGAATTTCGCGATGCGGCGCTCGCCATCATGACCAAGGTGCTGAGCGAACCCACCTTCCCGGAGGCAGCGCTCGCACGCGAGGTGCAGCACTCCATATCGGAAATGAAGGAGTCCGAGATCAAGCCTGAAACCGTTGCCGCGCGCGCCTTCTCCAAGATGGTGTTCGCCGGCCACCCCTACCAACTGCGAGCGGGCGGCGAAGCCGGTACGCTTTCAACGCTGACGCGAGCGGACTTGGCGGAGTTCCATGCGAAACATTTCAACACGTCTGGTGCCGTGGTCGCGTTGATGGGCGACGTCACGCGCACGGAAGCCGCTCTCATCGCCGAACAACTGACGGCCGGATTGGCGCGCGGAAACAAGCCGGCGCCCATTCCCCCGGTGAACATGATCCTCAGGGGCGAAGAGCGGTTCATCAGTCACCCATCCGCCCAAGCTCACATCCTAACCGGCGGGCCGGGCGTGAAACGAGGAGACCCCGATTATTTTCCGCTGCTGGTGGGCAATTACATTTTTGGGGGCGGGGGTTTCAACTCGCGCTTGACCCTGGAGGTGCGCGAAAAGCGCGGCCTGACTTACAGTGTCTATAGTGCCTTTTCGCCATACCGCGAGGCGGGGGCCTTTCAGATTGGACTGCAAACGCGGCGTGACCAGGCCAAGCAAGCCTTGCAAGTGGTGCGCGATACCCTGAAGACCTTCGTGACCGATGGGCCCACGGCCGCCGAGCTGGAAGGGGCAAAGCAGAATTTGATTGGCGGATTTCCCTTGCGTATCGATACCAGCCGAAAAATTCTGGAGTACCTCGCGGTGATCGGTTTCTACGATTTGCCCTTGGATTATCTGGAGCTATTCCCAGAGCGGATCGCGCAAGTGACGCTCCCGAAAATCAAGGAGGTCTTCGCCAGAAGGGTGGATCCCTCGCGTTTGGCGACCGTGGTCGTCGGTGGCGAAAACAACTAA
- the rsmD gene encoding 16S rRNA (guanine(966)-N(2))-methyltransferase RsmD — translation MAKTTKLARAPNRVRIIGGEYRGRILRFPASVQLRPTPDRVRETIFNWLGQDLTGRTCLDLFAGSGALGFEAASRNAADVVMVEQDRNTFAALQENQRLLGAGRTQLVNRNAIEFLGKEARRYDVIFLDPPYDFGKTEELFTHLPAILAVGGMVYREGPRFLAESGQWVSYRQAKAGAVHYQLLQYNHA, via the coding sequence GTGGCGAAAACAACTAAGCTTGCGCGTGCGCCCAACCGTGTGCGAATCATCGGCGGAGAATACCGCGGCCGTATCCTGCGGTTCCCCGCGTCGGTTCAGTTGCGGCCCACGCCTGATCGCGTGCGCGAGACGATCTTCAACTGGCTGGGACAAGACCTCACGGGACGCACATGCCTGGATCTGTTCGCCGGTAGCGGAGCGCTGGGTTTCGAGGCCGCATCGAGAAATGCCGCGGACGTGGTCATGGTGGAGCAAGACCGGAACACTTTCGCGGCTTTGCAGGAGAACCAGCGCTTGCTGGGCGCCGGTAGAACCCAGCTCGTGAACCGCAATGCGATAGAATTCCTGGGTAAGGAAGCGCGGCGCTACGACGTCATTTTTCTCGACCCGCCTTACGATTTTGGGAAAACCGAAGAACTTTTCACCCACCTACCCGCTATTCTCGCCGTCGGCGGGATGGTGTACCGGGAAGGGCCGCGGTTCCTAGCAGAGTCTGGGCAATGGGTGTCCTACCGGCAAGCGAAAGCAGGCGCTGTCCACTACCAACTTCTCCAATACAACCATGCCTAA
- a CDS encoding pantetheine-phosphate adenylyltransferase codes for MPNAVYPGTFDPLTRGHEDLVRRAVRLFDGITIAVADSVAKRPLFTLAERVEIAREAFADLASVQVVGFKGLLMNLLQERGERVILRGLRAVSDFEYEFQLAGMNRQLYPNVETVFLTPAESHMFVSATMVREIATLGGDVSIFVNPKVAQRLLTKVGGA; via the coding sequence ATGCCTAATGCGGTCTATCCCGGTACCTTCGATCCCCTGACGCGCGGGCACGAAGATCTTGTACGCCGCGCCGTGCGCCTCTTCGACGGCATCACTATCGCCGTGGCCGATAGCGTGGCGAAGCGCCCTTTGTTCACGTTGGCTGAGCGAGTGGAAATCGCACGCGAGGCCTTCGCCGATCTTGCGTCCGTGCAAGTGGTAGGGTTCAAGGGGCTATTGATGAATTTATTGCAAGAGCGCGGCGAGCGCGTCATTCTGCGGGGCTTGCGCGCCGTTTCGGATTTCGAGTACGAGTTTCAACTGGCAGGGATGAACCGGCAACTTTATCCCAACGTCGAAACGGTTTTTCTCACTCCCGCCGAGAGCCACATGTTCGTTTCCGCCACCATGGTGCGGGAGATCGCGACTCTGGGCGGCGATGTCAGCATTTTCGTGAATCCGAAGGTAGCCCAGCGTCTCTTGACCAAGGTCGGCGGCGCATAA
- a CDS encoding YfhL family 4Fe-4S dicluster ferredoxin: MALSITSECINCDVCEPECPNAAISAGELVYEINPSRCTECVGHFATPQCVEVCPVDCIIVDVANTETKAQLERKYEMLTAGSAGNRT; the protein is encoded by the coding sequence ATGGCATTGTCGATCACTTCCGAGTGCATCAACTGCGACGTGTGCGAACCCGAGTGTCCCAATGCCGCCATATCGGCGGGCGAGTTGGTCTACGAAATAAACCCTAGCCGGTGTACCGAGTGCGTGGGACACTTCGCAACGCCGCAATGCGTGGAAGTGTGCCCGGTGGATTGCATCATCGTGGATGTGGCCAACACGGAAACGAAGGCGCAACTGGAGCGTAAGTACGAAATGCTTACCGCTGGCAGCGCGGGCAATAGAACGTAG
- the mutM gene encoding bifunctional DNA-formamidopyrimidine glycosylase/DNA-(apurinic or apyrimidinic site) lyase — translation MPELPEVEVTRRGVAAHIEGRCITKVVIRRHDLRWPVPRELPAILPGLRVKAVNRRAKYLLLDCEQGWLIVHLGMSGSLRIIPTGTAAAKHDHFDLEFGGELMRLRDPRRFGAVLWTQAPPEQHELIAHLGPEPFSAEVSGKWLHGQLRGRTAPIKNLLMDSRILVGVGNIYANEALFRSGIRPSLAGRKLSVARCGALVETVRATLSSAIEAGGSTLRDFTNTDGSSGYFQQSYFVYDRHGEPCRVCGAPVKLASVSQRSTFYCPRCQR, via the coding sequence GTGCCGGAGTTGCCTGAAGTCGAGGTTACGCGGCGCGGCGTCGCAGCTCATATCGAAGGCCGTTGCATCACCAAGGTGGTGATCCGCCGTCACGATCTGCGCTGGCCGGTTCCAAGGGAGTTGCCCGCGATCTTGCCAGGATTGCGTGTGAAGGCCGTGAACCGGCGGGCGAAATACCTACTGCTGGATTGCGAACAAGGCTGGCTGATCGTGCACCTTGGCATGTCGGGCAGTCTGCGCATTATTCCCACGGGTACCGCCGCGGCGAAACACGATCACTTCGATCTTGAATTCGGCGGCGAGCTCATGAGATTGCGCGACCCACGCCGTTTCGGCGCCGTGCTGTGGACGCAAGCCCCGCCAGAACAACATGAGTTGATTGCGCATCTGGGGCCCGAACCTTTTTCGGCGGAGGTCAGCGGAAAATGGCTCCACGGCCAACTTCGCGGGCGCACGGCTCCCATCAAGAACTTGCTGATGGATAGCCGCATCCTCGTGGGAGTTGGAAATATTTACGCCAACGAGGCGCTATTTCGTTCCGGCATTCGCCCAAGCCTCGCCGGGCGCAAACTAAGTGTCGCGCGCTGCGGCGCACTGGTGGAAACCGTCCGCGCAACTTTGAGCAGTGCCATCGAAGCAGGCGGCAGCACCTTGCGCGACTTCACCAACACCGACGGTTCCTCCGGCTACTTTCAGCAAAGCTACTTCGTCTACGACCGCCACGGTGAACCTTGCCGTGTGTGCGGCGCCCCAGTCAAGCTGGCAAGCGTCAGCCAGCGATCTACGTTCTATTGCCCGCGCTGCCAGCGGTAA
- a CDS encoding DUF4340 domain-containing protein, with the protein MRKGWWLNIALLVVLAGLGLYAYFKPGTKEPVQHAIASLSPAQIQKLVIERAGNTMELVKKDNLWSLTSPMTARADASQVNRMLDILSVKSKEKLEASDLARFDLDKPATTLRFGEHALSFGTTNSLTQDQYVLSKGSVYLIPSYYAQQIPSKPDRLLTHSLFAEGEKPVAFELSAIAAEQKDGKWVVIRRESKQGELSQDDLNRWTDDWRLSSSLFTQPYSGKPGIEQIRVKLASGKTLALEVLQKEPDLILARTDEKLQFQYSTEAGKRLLEPKPEPAPPGAGTEKK; encoded by the coding sequence ATGCGTAAAGGCTGGTGGCTCAACATCGCGTTGTTGGTGGTCCTCGCCGGCCTGGGACTTTACGCCTACTTCAAACCAGGGACCAAGGAGCCGGTACAACACGCGATAGCCTCTCTTAGCCCAGCCCAGATACAGAAACTCGTGATAGAGCGGGCTGGCAACACGATGGAGTTGGTGAAAAAAGATAACCTGTGGTCTCTCACCTCGCCCATGACCGCGCGCGCGGACGCGAGCCAAGTCAACCGCATGCTGGACATCCTTTCGGTGAAGAGCAAGGAGAAGCTGGAAGCCAGCGACCTGGCGCGCTTCGATTTGGATAAGCCGGCCACCACGCTGCGCTTCGGCGAGCACGCGCTCAGTTTCGGCACCACCAACTCCCTCACACAGGACCAATACGTATTGAGCAAAGGCAGCGTGTACTTGATCCCATCCTACTACGCGCAGCAAATTCCCAGCAAACCCGACCGCCTGCTCACCCACAGCCTTTTCGCCGAGGGTGAAAAGCCCGTGGCCTTCGAATTGAGCGCCATCGCAGCCGAACAAAAAGACGGCAAGTGGGTAGTGATACGGCGCGAGTCCAAGCAAGGCGAATTGAGCCAGGATGATTTGAACCGGTGGACGGATGACTGGCGGTTATCCTCAAGCCTGTTCACACAACCCTACTCGGGAAAACCAGGCATCGAGCAGATACGAGTCAAACTGGCCAGTGGTAAAACGCTGGCCCTGGAAGTGCTGCAGAAGGAACCGGACCTGATCCTCGCCCGCACGGACGAGAAGCTGCAATTTCAATACTCCACTGAAGCCGGCAAGCGATTACTCGAACCCAAGCCCGAACCCGCGCCCCCTGGCGCCGGCACCGAGAAGAAATAG